The following nucleotide sequence is from Gammaproteobacteria bacterium.
CGCTGAACATGAAAGCTACCATTAGAGATAAACCCAAGGCAATCATCGAGAATATCTCGCGCGTGAATCCCCGCCGCAAACCGATCAGGGTTGAAAGCAAAATGAAACCGATAATTCCATAGTCAAGCCAATTCATAGATCCTCTGCGTGGAAACCCCTCGCTCCCGAAAGGTCGAGGGTAATTAACCTCAAGTTATTCCGCTACGGGTACGGCAACACTTGGCCGGGAAGGTGGGTATCCTGCTCCAGACGACCACGCAGATTATTGACTTCCGCGCGATCCGTACTGGGACCTATTCGTACCCGCCATCGTTTATTGCTACCTTCATAGAGGCTTTCTAAAAAGGCAGGAAAACCTCTGCTACGCAGACTATCCCGAAGGGCACGGGCATTCTCCTCGCGGTTCAGACTGGCAATTTGAACCACCCAGGCACTAGCCGGACCGGATCGAGAGGCAGCGGGTGGTGACGGCGTAGGATGGGTGGGAATCTCGGGCGCACGGGCCGCAGGTGGACGCGGTTTCACTTTCGTGGTTTTCGTAGTCTCCTGGACAGGAGTTGGGTGTTTATTAGCCAAAGAAGAAGGAGAGGGAATGCTGGTTGAATGTTCCTTAGTTTCGGAGGTAGTTGCCTTGCCGGTCAAGACATTAATGGCGGACGCAGCACCAGCTAATTGTAATTTTCCACCGCGACGTATCACATGAGCATATATCTTGTTTCCTTGGCCATGGTAAATCAGTTCTTGGAGTTCCTTTTGTCGACTACTTTTAATCCACAGGCCGCGCCCACTCTGAAGAGTTTCTAATGCCTTGACGGGTAAACCTAACTTCAATAAATCGCGGACTTGATCGTTCCCTAAACCTGCCTTGGCAAATAATGCATTGAGAGAAGTTCCTGATTTAATCTCTGTAGCATAGATATTGGGCCGGGAAGGCGATGCCGATGGTGGTGGAGATGACGCCACAGTCGCTGGCTGCTCAGGAGATAGAGTGGCAATTTCCGGCGGCGTGGTAACAGGT
It contains:
- a CDS encoding DedD protein, whose protein sequence is MEDNRLKHRLVGATVLVALGVVFFPLWLDMHPAPGTRLEKTNIPEKPRWIFFKSEQEEQQAATAATTPSAVPAVPDPHPVAVASVPASTPSPPVTTPPEIATLSPEQPATVASSPPPSASPSRPNIYATEIKSGTSLNALFAKAGLGNDQVRDLLKLGLPVKALETLQSGRGLWIKSSRQKELQELIYHGQGNKIYAHVIRRGGKLQLAGAASAINVLTGKATTSETKEHSTSIPSPSSLANKHPTPVQETTKTTKVKPRPPAARAPEIPTHPTPSPPAASRSGPASAWVVQIASLNREENARALRDSLRSRGFPAFLESLYEGSNKRWRVRIGPSTDRAEVNNLRGRLEQDTHLPGQVLPYP